One region of Brassica napus cultivar Da-Ae chromosome A10, Da-Ae, whole genome shotgun sequence genomic DNA includes:
- the LOC106398309 gene encoding uncharacterized protein LOC106398309 encodes MGRNCGQGGGAIFSTKSKRKANGCMAAFYHLFDFQHLYFPSHHNLTIDSPSRSKGLKLIEESPPLTVYKEKQSLNIPVSIRVRIETGTRSSRLIATDTSSEMCNSPGSKTPSLVARLMGLDLLPEKTDLNKSLPSRLTSHTLSKKGTRLGGTRSLPESPRVSSARKSDFDIHRLSLQLNKESKREEFSCSRLKLMKQQDQEEIQSPRQILKQIKERIVTRRVVGMDITNSVKNKEARPLQDINELRRDTSISCSPRTRFSNKENKPSTSSSFRPEQTTHKPKTTKVILVPVSEPPGEKHSKKRVTQKELRPIKQCKKAKSETRFTQRPLKPSQTPDTRNKAFLSESTTGSKATNPLHKKKFKKILKSSDVDNNIFVTKPPQKHVHRVPSQDINEKLE; translated from the exons ATGGGACGAAACTGCGGCCAAGGCGGTGGAGCAATCTTTTCCACTAAGTCAAAGAGAAAAGCAAATGGATGCATGGCTGCTTTTTATCACTTGTTTGATTTCCAACATCTCTACTTCCCTTCTCATCATAATCTCACCATTGATTCTCCTTCCAGGTCAAAAG GCTTGAAGTTAATAGAAGAGTCTCCACCATTAACAGTCTACAAGGAGAAACAAAGTTTGAACATTCCT GTAAGCATACGAGTGAGAATAGAGACAGGGACAAGGAGTTCAAGACTCATTGCGACCGATACTTCATCTGAAATGTGCAACTCACCAGGCAGCAAAACACCAAGCTTGGTGGCTAGACTAATGGGTCTTGATCTTCTTCCTGAGAAAACAGACCTTAACAAGTCACTCCCAAGTCGTCTCACAAGCCACACACTTTCCAAGAAAGGCACACGCCTAGGTGGGACCAGATCTTTACCGGAGAGTCCCAGAGTCTCCTCTGCTCGaaaatctgatttcgacatccaTCGCCTCTCTCTCCAGCTGAACAAAGAGAGCAAGCGTGAAGAGTTTAGCTGTTCAAGGCTGAAACTAATGAAACAGCAAGATCAAGAGGAGATTCAGAGTCCAAGGCAGATTCTGAAACAAATCAAAGAGAGAATCGTCACCAGAAGAGTCGTGGGTATGGATATTACAAACTCGGTGAAGAACAAAGAAGCAAGACCATTACAAGACATTAACGAGCTTCGAAGAGACACGTCAATTTCTTGCTCACCAAGAACCAGGTTttcaaataaagaaaacaaaccaaGCACCTCATCTTCTTTCAGACCAGAACAAACCACACATAAGCCAAAGACAACGAAGGTGATCCTTGTTCCCGTGTCAGAACCCCCTGGAGAGAAACATAGCAAGAAGAGAGTAACACAGAAGGAGCTAAGACCCATCAAACAATGCAAGAAGGCAAAGAGCGAAACAAGGTTCACTCAACGTCCCTTAAAACCTTCTCAGACACCAGACACTCGAAACAAGGCTTTCTTGTCTGAATCTACAACAGGCTCTAAAGCTACCAATCCCTTACACAAGAAGAAGTTCAAGAAAATACTAAAGTCAAGTGATGTTGACAACAACATCTTTGTCACAAAACCTCCTCAGAAACACGTACATCGTGTACCTTCTCAAGATATAAACGAAAAGCTGGAATAA